One Oncorhynchus kisutch isolate 150728-3 linkage group LG11, Okis_V2, whole genome shotgun sequence genomic region harbors:
- the LOC109899637 gene encoding mRNA decay activator protein ZFP36L2-A translates to MRDLLRQTSEKEMSATMLSALYDIDMLYKQDKTMNMNALNHINSMLDNKAVGAPVTPTQSSNSFSFTPGFFRRNSTSNMEAMINSNKYSVNSYSNLKENTSSSTAIMNKENKFRDRAYSENSDRSQQLQILQQKPGSQINSTRYKTELCRPFEENGACKYGEKCQFAHGYHELRNLSRHPKYKTEPCRTFHTIGFCPYGPRCHFIHNADERRPAPINANMQGEPKSGRELCGYGQRDVLQQGGHNRDRPKLHHSQSFSGFSSHHGLESPLLESPTSRTPPPPSSCSPNYYEDMLSPNSMSCVNSAFNFPGQDLKALLAPLAMHTQNGYANNQFNAYYGNIQANVCPPSPPSYNMSHLQSLRRLNESPVFDSPPSPPDSLSDLESYASGSLSSSGSLSGSESPSLDAGKRLPIFSRLSISDD, encoded by the exons ATGAGAGATCTACTGCGACAAACATCCGAGAAAGAGATGTCTGCAACCATGTTGTCCGCTTTGTACGACATCGACATGCTTTACAAG CAAGATAAAACCATGAACATGAACGCTTTGAATCACATCAATAGCATGCTGGATAATAAAGCGGTGGGGGCTCCAGTGACACCTACACAAAGTTCCAACAGTTTTTCTTTCACGCCGGGATTTTTCCGTAGAAACTCGACCAGCAACATGGAAGCAATGATCAACAGCAACAAGTACTCCGTCAACTCCTACAGTAATTTGAAGGAGAACACGAGCAGTAGCACTGCCATTATGAACAAGGAGAACAAGTTCCGTGACCGGGCATACAGCGAGAACAGTGACCGCAGCCAGCAGCTGCAGATCCTACAGCAGAAGCCGGGCTCTCAGATCAACTCCACGCGCTACAAGACCGAACTCTGCAGGCCCTTCGAGGAGAACGGAGCATGCAAATATGGAGAGAAGTGCCAGTTTGCTCACGGCTACCACGAGCTGAGAAATTTGTCTCGCCACCCCAAGTACAAAACCGAGCCCTGTCGCACTTTCCACACTATTGGCTTCTGCCCCTACGGTCCCCGCTGTCATTTTATCCACAATGCTGATGAGCGCAGACCTGCTCCAATCAACGCCAACATGCAGGGGGAACCCAAGTCAGGTCGGGAGCTCTGTGGCTATGGTCAAAGGGATGTTCTGCAGCAAGGTGGGCACAACCGGGACAGACCAAAGCTTCACCACAGCCAGAGTTTTTCTGGCTTTTCCAGCCACCATGGACTTGAGTCGCCACTGCTCGAGAGCCCCACATCGCGCACCCCACCACCCCCCTCTTCTTGCTCTCCCAACTATTATGAGGACATGCTGTCTCCCAACTCCATGTCTTGTGTGAACAGTGCATTCAATTTCCCTGGGCAGGACCTGAAAGCATTACTTGCTCCCCTTGCCATGCATACTCAGAACGGCTATGCCAACAACCAGTTCAACGCCTACTACGGAAACATTCAAGCTAACGTGtgccccccttctcccccttcaTACAACATGAGCCACTTGCAGTCCCTGCGCCGCCTCAACGAGTCGCCAGTGTTCGACTCCCCTCCCAGCCCGCCCGACTCCCTCTCAGACCTGGAGAGCTATGCGAGCGGGTCCCTCAGCTCTTCTGGGAGTCTCAGCGGCTCCGAGTCCCCGAGTTTGGATGCTGGGAAACGTCTGCCAATCTTCAGCAGGCTGTCGATTTCAGATGACTAA